Proteins found in one Aquibium microcysteis genomic segment:
- a CDS encoding LysE family translocator has product MSIETWLAFTAASAVLLIIPGPTILLVVSYALGQGWRTALPMAAGVALGDFTAMTLSMLGIGALLAASATVFTILKWIGAAYLVWLGVKLFRAGGTLQAEPRRSASSSLRMLGHAWLVTALNPKSITFFVAFLPQFLDRSGNFWTQMLIFEATFLVLAFLNALGYALAASRARQAVASPRVLSIVNRTGGTLLVGAGVATVALRSGQ; this is encoded by the coding sequence ATGTCGATCGAAACCTGGCTAGCCTTCACCGCGGCGTCCGCCGTGCTGCTGATCATTCCAGGACCAACGATCCTGCTCGTCGTGTCCTATGCGCTCGGTCAGGGCTGGCGCACCGCGCTGCCGATGGCGGCGGGCGTCGCGCTCGGCGACTTCACCGCCATGACGCTGTCGATGCTGGGCATCGGCGCGCTGCTGGCGGCCTCCGCGACCGTGTTCACGATCCTCAAGTGGATCGGCGCGGCCTATCTCGTCTGGCTGGGCGTCAAGCTGTTTCGCGCCGGCGGGACCCTGCAGGCCGAGCCGCGCCGGTCGGCGTCGTCGTCGCTGCGGATGCTCGGCCATGCTTGGCTGGTCACGGCGCTCAACCCGAAGAGCATCACCTTCTTCGTGGCCTTCCTGCCGCAGTTCCTCGACCGCAGCGGGAATTTCTGGACGCAGATGCTGATCTTCGAGGCGACGTTTCTCGTGCTCGCCTTCCTCAACGCGCTCGGCTATGCGCTTGCCGCGTCGCGAGCGCGGCAGGCGGTGGCCAGTCCGCGTGTGCTGTCGATCGTCAACCGCACGGGCGGGACGCTGCTCGTCGGCGCCGGCGTGGCGACCGTCGCCCTGCGTTCGGGCCAGTGA
- a CDS encoding alpha/beta fold hydrolase produces MSDLFPGSRVARFDSNGASIFARIGGEGPPLLLLHGFPQSHAMWHAVYPQLSKRFTCVMPDLRGYGRSSCPENDEGNIVYSKRMMAADAVAVMEALGHSRFLVAGHDRGARVTYRMAFDRPDAVIAMAVLDIVPTAEMWQTMGAAMAMKTYHWMMLAQPKPLPEMLLSGDPTGFLDFTIASWTKARNLDAFDPRALADYRACWSDAGHRRAACDDYRAGATIDRDIDEADRGAGRRIACPTLALWDDAGIPSAATSPLEVWQGWCDNVVGHGVDSGHFLAEENPQATLSALLPFLDRHAARQ; encoded by the coding sequence ATGTCCGACCTGTTTCCCGGCAGCCGCGTGGCCCGTTTCGACTCGAACGGGGCCTCGATCTTCGCCCGCATCGGCGGGGAGGGGCCGCCGCTTCTCCTGCTGCACGGTTTTCCGCAGTCCCATGCGATGTGGCACGCCGTCTACCCGCAGCTTTCGAAGCGCTTCACCTGCGTGATGCCCGACCTGCGCGGCTATGGCCGCTCGTCCTGTCCGGAAAACGACGAGGGCAACATCGTCTATTCGAAGCGGATGATGGCAGCGGACGCGGTGGCGGTCATGGAGGCGCTCGGCCACTCGCGCTTCCTCGTCGCCGGCCATGATCGCGGCGCCCGGGTGACCTACCGGATGGCCTTCGACCGGCCCGACGCGGTGATCGCGATGGCGGTGCTCGACATCGTGCCGACCGCGGAGATGTGGCAGACCATGGGTGCCGCCATGGCCATGAAGACCTATCACTGGATGATGCTTGCACAGCCGAAGCCGCTGCCGGAGATGCTCCTGTCGGGAGATCCGACCGGCTTCCTCGACTTCACCATCGCGAGCTGGACCAAGGCGCGCAACCTCGATGCCTTCGATCCGCGCGCGCTGGCCGACTACCGCGCCTGCTGGAGCGACGCCGGGCATCGCCGCGCCGCCTGCGACGACTATCGTGCCGGGGCCACGATCGACCGCGACATCGACGAGGCGGACCGGGGCGCCGGCCGCCGGATCGCCTGTCCGACGCTCGCGCTCTGGGACGATGCGGGCATTCCGAGCGCGGCGACGAGCCCGCTCGAGGTCTGGCAGGGTTGGTGCGACAACGTGGTCGGACACGGCGTCGATTCCGGCCATTTCCTCGCCGAGGAGAACCCGCAGGCGACGCTTTCGGCGCTGCTGCCGTTTCTGGACCGGCACGCGGCGCGGCAATAG